The segment CGAACGTCTCGGTCGCAGCTGCCCGCCACGGCCACCGCGTCGGGCTTGTTTCCCGCGTCGGAGACGATCCATTCGGCCGGTATCTGCTGAGGGAGCTCGGCCAGTTGGGAGTCGACAATCGCTTCGTGGCGACCGACCCGAGGTACAAGACGCCGATCACCTTCTGCGAGATCTTCCCACCGGATGATTTCCCGCTGTACTTCTACCGCGAGCCCAAGGCGCCCGACCTGGAGATTTCGGAAGCCCAGATCGACGCCGAGGCAGTACGCACGGCGCGCATTCTCTGGTTCACGGTCACTGGCCTCAGCCAGGAGCCGAGCCGTGGAAGCCATCACGCCGCGCTCGCCGCCCGTGCGGGCGCAGCCGGTGACACAGTCATCGACCTCGACTACCGGCCGATGTTCTGGGCGACTCCCGCCGAGGCGGCAACGCAGATCGCCAAGGTACTGGAGCACGCAACGGTCGCCGTCGGTAACCGCGAGGAATGCGAGGTCGCGGTCGGGGAGGCCGAGCCGGAGCGCGCGGCCGACGCCATACTGGAGCGCGGCGTCCGGCTCGCGATCGTGAAGCAGGGGCCGAAAGGCGTGCTCGCCAAGACCGCAGACGAGACAGTTGAGGTGCCACAGCACTCAGTCGACGTCATCAACGGCCTGGGCGCCGGTGATGCCTTCGGCGGCGCATTGTGCCACGGCCTGCTGAACGGCTGGGATCTGGAACGCACGCTGCGTTTCGCGAACATAGCAGGAGCCATAGTGGCATCGCGGCGTGAATGTTCGACGGCGATGCCGACTTCGGCCGAAGTCGACGAACTCATCGGTTTGGGCGCTTGAGATGACCACCGCCGGCACCCGGCCAGGAGCGCACCGCACCTTGGCGCCCGCAGACTTCGAACAACTCCGGACGCTTCGTGCGTCACGGCCCGAGGAGATCGCGAAGGCGCTCGCGACCCGGACTCGCCGCGAGATACTGCGGGGCGACGGGCGGCTGTTCATCATCGCGGCCGACCATCCCGCCCGCGGTGCCCTCGCTGTCGGATCGAACTCGACGGCAATGGCCGACCGCTACGACCTGCTCGACCGACTCGCCGTCGCTTTGCGATGTCCTGGCGTCGACGGCGTGCTCGGCACGCCCGACATCATCGACGACCTCGCCGCTCTCGGTCTGTTGAACGACAAGATCATCGTCGGCTCGATGAACCGCGGCGGCCTCCGCGGTGCGTCATTCGAGCTCGACGACCGTTACACGGGATACGACGTCGACACCATGATCGCGTCTGGCATCGACTTCGCGAAGACACTCATCCGGGTGGGGCTCGATGACGCCGCGACCGCACCGACGTTGGAGGCGACGGCACGGGCAGTGACTGAGTCGGCCCGTGCCGGCCTGCCCATCATGCTCGAGCCGTTCATGAGTTACTGGCAGGGCGGGCGCATCGCCAACGATCTGTCGACCGACGCGGTCATCCAGTCTGTCGCGATCGCGTCCGGGCTCGGGGCATCAAGTGCCTACACCTGGATGAAGCTGCCCGTCGTCAAGAACATGGCGCGCGTCATGGCCGCGACGACGATGCCGACCCTCCTGCTCGGCGGCGATTCCGGTACCGAGCCCGACGAGACCTTCGCCTCCTGGGAGGACGCCCTGGCGCTTCCCGGCGTGCGCGGGCTTACCGTGGGACGCACGCTGCTGTATCCGCCGGACGACGATGTTGCGAGCGCCGTGAATACAGCGGCGAGGCTCGTACATTTCTAGAACGTCCCAGTCCGAACTACCCCGAAGGAGGGACAGGAATGACCCGCTGGTTCCACGAGCGTGGATCGCTCGCCCAGGACGGTTGGGAGAGCGTGATTGACGGCTCGCTTCCCGGCTGGGAGCACACCGGCCTCCGGGTCGCCCGACTCGCCTCCGGTGACCAGGTGGCCCTGGACACGAACGGTGTCGAGCGGATCATCGTGCCGCTTGCGGGCTCATTCACGGTGACGCACGCCGAGGCGGGCACCGAGATCGTCACCGAGCTCGCGGGCCGGGCCAGCGTTTTCGACGGCCCCACCGACGTGCTCTACCTCTCGGCGGCGGCGACAGCAAGGATAACGGGCACCGGCCGCGTCGCCGTGGCAACATCACCGACGTCCGACCTTCGTCCGACTCGCCACATTGCCGCCGCCGAGACGCCGGTGGAACTGCGCGGTGCCGGCACGTCCAGCCGTCAGGTGCACAACTTCGGCACGCCCGGCACGCTCGATGCCGCGCGACTCATCGTGTGCGAGGTAATCACGCCGCACGGCAACTGGTCGTCCTATCCGCCTCACAAACACGACGAACAGGTGCCCGGCCACGAGTCACAGCTCGAGGAGATCTACTATTTCGAGGCCGAGCCCACCCGCGGAGCGACAGCGCCCGACCCGGACGCCGCCTTCGGGATGTTCAGCACGTACTCGTCGCCCGCGGGTGACATCGACATACACGCGATGGTGCGCACCGGGGACGTCGCACTCGTGCCCTACGGTTTCCATGGACCAGCCGTTGCCGCACCCGGGTATGACCTCTACTACCTCAACGTGATGGCAGGGCCCGGCGCGGAGCGGGCCTGGCTGATCAGCGACGACCCGGCGCACGGCTGGGTGCGCGACCTCTGGACCGACGAGGCGGTCGACCCGCGGCTGCCCTACGTCGGCTTAGAGGATGGCAGCGACCAGGAAGGTACCAGCCGATGACCACGACGAGTCGGATGACAGTCGCGCAGGCGCTCGTCGAGTTCCTGGCCCGCCAGTGGACAGTCGACGGCGACGTGCGCGAACGCACTATTCCCGGCATGTTCGGCATCTTCGGGCACGGCAATGTGGCGGGGATAGGTCAGGCGCTGAAGCAGGCCAACATCACCGACCCCGAGCTGATGCCGTACCACCAGGCTCGCAACGAGCAAGCGATGGTGCACCAGTCGGTCGGCTACGCCCGGATGCACCGGCGCCGCGCCACCTTCGCATCCACTGCGTCCGTCGGGCCGGGCGCCAGCAACATGCTCACCGGTGCGGCCCTGGCCACCGCCAACCGGCTGCCGGCACTGCTGCTGCCGAGCGATACATTCGCCACCCGCGTGGCCGATCCCGTGCTGCAACAACTGGAACTGCCGCACGATATCGGCATCACCGTGAACGACGCCTTCCGCCCACTCTCTCGCTTCTTCGACAGGGTGCAGCGCCCGGAGCAGCTGTTCTCGATCGCACTCGCCGCGATGCGCGTGCTGACCGACCCGGCGGAGACCGGGGCGGTCACGATCGCGCTTCCCGAGGACGTGCAGGCCGAGGCACTCGACGTGCCCGCGGAGTTCCTGCACGAGCGGGAGTGGCACATCCGTCGTCCGCTTCCCGAGCACGGACCGCTGTCTCGTGCGGTGGCCGCGATCCGCGGGGCGAAGCGACCGTTCATCATCGCCGGCGGCGGTGTGCTCTACTCATCGGCCGAGGATCAGCTGCGCACCTTCGCCGAGGCCACCGGCATTCCGGTCGGCACCACGCAGGCGGGCGGCGGATCGCTGGCGTGGGATCACCCGCAGAACGTCGGAGGCGTCGGAGCAACCGGCAGCACGGCGGCGAACCGGCTGGCCGCCGATGCCGATCTGGTAATCGGGATCGGCACGCGCTACAGCGACTTCACCACCGCATCGCGCACGGCGTTCCAGCATCCCGACATCGCGTTCGTCAACGTCAACGTCGCCTCGTTCGACGCCTACAAACACGGCACGCAGCTGCCCGTGATCGCAGACGCGCGCGAGGCCTTGACAGCACTCACCGGGGAACTCTCCGGTCATCGCGTCGAGCCCGGTTATGCGGAGCGCATCGCAGGTGAGAAGGCAGACTGGGACGCGGCCGTCGACGCGGCATTCGCGCCATCCGGGCTCGCCGTGCCCGGTCAGCCAGAGATCATCGGAGCGGTGCAGCAGATCAGCGCACCGGAGGACGTGATCGTGCAGGCCGCGGGTTCGCTGCCCGGCGACCTGCACAAGCTGTGGCGGGTGCGCGACCCGCTCGGTTACCACGTCGAGTACGCCTACTCCTGCATGGGCTACGAGATCGCCGGCGGTCTCGGTGCAAAGCGCGGGGCCCTGGCTGACGGATCCAGCCGCGACGTCATCGTGATGGTCGGCGACGGTTCGTACCTGATGCTCAATTCCGAGCTCGTGACAGCCGTGGCCGAAGGGATCAAGCTCACCGTGGTGCTGATTCAGAACCATGGCTATGCGTCGATCGGGCACCTGTCCGAGGCGGTGGGAACCGAGCGCTTCGGCACGAAGTACCGCGCCTACGATCCATTGGCCCGCAACTTCCAGGGCGACGAGTTGCTGCCGGTGGATCTGGCGATGAATGCCCGCAGCTACGGAATGGACGTCATCGAGGTGGCGTCAGGGCCAAATGCGATCGACGACCTGAAGGCCGCGGTCGCCCGCGCGAAGGCATCGGATACGTCGACCCTGATCCAGATCGACAGCGATCCACTGATCTACGCCCCCGACGGCGAAGGGTGGTGGGACGTGCCCGTCGCGGAGGCATCGACCCTGCCATCGACGCAGCGGGCGCGCAGCGAGTACCTCGAACAGCGATCCCGGCAGAAGCCGCTCCTCGGCTGAACTGACAGATTCTCGGCCAGGTGACAGGTTCTCGGCTGATTGAGAGATTCTCGGCCGGGTGACAGGTTCTCGGCCGATTGAGAGATAAGGACACCATGACAGACACCGCCGTCAATCGCCCCGCCGCGGGCAAGCCGGGGCTGCGCATCGGTACTGCCCCCGACTCCTGGGGGGTGTGGTTCCCGGATGACCCGAAGCAGGTTCCGTGGCAGCGCTTTCTCGACGAAGTCGTTGACGCAGGGTACTCGTGGATCGAACTCGGTCCCTACGGGTACTTGCCCACCGATCCGCATCAGCTGGAGGATGAGCTCGGCTCCCGGGGTCTCAAGCTATCGGCCGGCACAGTGTTCACCGGCTTCCACAAGGGTGAGGACCAGTGGCAGCGCGCGTGGGACCAGGCGCTCGCCGTCGCCGGCCTCGCCGCCAAGCTCGGCGCCGAGCACCTCGTGGTGATCCCCGACCTGTGGCGTAGCGACGCGACGAGCGAGGTGCTGGAGTCCCGCACCCTCACCGACGAGCAATGGGCGAAGCTAGCCGCCGGCCACGATCGGCTCGGCAAGGCACTACTGGAGGAGTTCGGCGTGAAGCAGCAGTTCCACTCCCACGCCGACAGCCACATCGGCACCACCCGCGAGGTGCTGCGCTTTCTCGATGAGACCGACCCGCGATACACCAACCTCTGCCTGGACACCGGCCATTTCGCCTACTACGGCGGCGACAGCGTGAAGCTCATCGAACAGCGTCCGGAACGAATCGGGTACCTGCATCTCAAGCAGGTGGATCCCTCGCTGCTGTTCGACGTGCTGAAGAACGACGTGCCGTTCGCTACCGCAGTCGCACAGGGCATCATGATCGAGCCGCCGCACGGTGTGCCCGAGCTGGCACCCGTCATCGAGGAGACGGCGAAGATCGATACCGACATATTCGCGATCATCGAGCAGGACATGTACGGCTGCGAACTGGACCGGCCCTTGCCGATCGCCCGCCGCACCCGCGAGCACATCTTCGGCTGCACGCACCTCGCACGCATCCGGTGACGGACAAGAACTCTAAAACGAACGGGAGAACGCAGGATGAGTAACGAACTCCGGGTGGGTGTCGTCGGGGCCGGGGCCATGGGTGCCGACCACATTGCGCGCATCACCCACCGGACCAGCGGCGCCGCCGTCTCGGCCATCATCGAGCCCAACCCGGACCGCGCGGCAGCGGCGGCGGAGTCTGCGCCGGGCACCGCTACCTTCACCCGCATCGAGGACGCGATCGACGCCGGTACGGTCGATGCCGTGCTCGTCGCTACGCCTGGCCAGTTCCATTTCCCGGTGCTCGAGCCCGCGCTCGACGCACGGCTTCCGATCCTGTGCGAGAAGCCGCTGACCCAGGACTCCACATCGTCCTGGGCCGTGTTGGAGCAGGAACAGAAGCTCGATCGGCCTCACATCCAGGTCGGCTTTATGCGCCGCTTCGACCCGGAGTACCGAGCGCTCCGCGACGTGATCGCGGCGGGCGACGCGGGAGAACTGCTCATGCTGCACTGCATACACCGGAACCCCTCGGTGCCGGAGAGCTATCTGCAGCGAATGCTGATCACCGATTCGGTCGTGCACGAGTTCGACGTGGTGCCCTGGCTGGCGGGCTCACCGATCAAGACGGTCGAGGTGAAGTTCCCGCGGCGCAACACTCTCGCTCCCGAAAGGCTGCGCGAGCCGATTCTTGTCCTGATGGAGCTCGAGAACGGCGTGCTTGTCGACGTGGAGATGAATGTCAGCGTGCAATTCGGCTACCAGGTCGCGGCGGAAGCGGTCTTCGAGAGCGGCATCGCCCATATCGGCCAGCCATCGGGCCTGCAGCTCTGGCAGGGCGGCCGGGTCTCAACCGCCGAGCACACCAGCTTCGTGACGCGTTTCGCCGACGCCTACGATGCCGAAGTGCAGCGCTGGGTCGACGCGGTGCGCGCCGGCACGCTCGTTGACGGTCCGAACGCGTGGGATGGCTATCTCGTCTCGCGCGCGTGCGAGGCTGGGATCGCGGCCCTCGAGGGGGGCGGCATCCAATCGATCGATGCGCCGGCGCGACCGTCGTTCTATGCCTGAAGCGAGGCCTGAGGCGGCGCATTCACCCGAAACGGTCCACAATGCCGGCGCGGTATGCCTACTTAAGGAGATTGCGGACCGTTTCGCTTCCGGACTAGGCGCTGGCGGGATTCCGAATCGGCACCAGCCGGCACCAGGTGACGGTGCGCCACGCCCATTCCAGTGGTCCGTACCTGAAAAAGCGAAGCCAGATCGAGCTGAACGCCCACTGGACGACGATGATCACCGCCGCCGTGCCGAAATACGCGCCCCAGGGGTACGAGTTTCGGTAGTCGATGAATGTCGTGCTGAGCAAAACGAGCAGGGTCGCCGCGATGTAGTTGGTCAGCGCAAGCCGCCCAAGCGGAGCGAGGGCACGCGTAAGGAAGGCTGCTACCGGAGTGTGCATCAGCAGAGCAATCAACAGGCAGTAGGTGAGCGCGATTGCCAGCCCGGCAGCGCCGGCGAGGGTCTCATTGCCCAAGTTCTCCGCCGTGGCTTGGCCCAGGAACAGCGGTACCGAGATGGCAAGCGATATGACGGCGCAGGTCGCCGCGAGCCGCCGGTTCCCGGTTATCCGGCCGATCACGCCGTACCGCTGGATTGCCAGGCCGAGCAGGAAAAGTCCCGGAATACTGATCAGTCCGCCGCCCGCCACCACGCTTGCGATAAGCAAACCGGCACCGGCCAGCAGAATCCAGATCCTCGGCAGCCATGAGGCCGGGAGTAGAACGACGATGCCAACTATGGAATAGGGCAAGAGGGCTTCTCCCGGCTGGAGAAGATGATGAGCCACACCGAGGACGCCCAGCATCAGCAATCGACGTAGTAGCACAAGCCGCGGGGACACGCCCCGCCGCTTCGCCGAGTCCAGGATCATGGCGAATCCGACGCCGAAGAGCAGGGAGAAGATCGGGAAGAATCGTTCATCGACCAGCAGCCCAAGCCAACGGCTCGGCGCTTGCGGCTCGTACTCGGCCACATCGATACCCATCAACGTGATCTGGCCGATGTTCGCCAACAGGATTCCGCACAGGGCGAATCCGCGTAGGACGTCGAGGGTAACGATGCGAGCTGGTGAAGTTGCGCCCGATGTTACCTCGGGCGTCTGGTGTGCAATAGTCATGAGTCCTTACCCGACAAGAGCCTGGGTGCGTGTGCGTCTCTCCGGCATTTCGGAGTACTACTTGTAGACGGTGGGCTGGTCTTCGATCTCGACGACGTTCAGCTCAGGGACGAAGGCCCGAATCGTGTCGCCATCGATGGCGATCGACCAGTCGTCACAGGCGACCGTGGCCTTCGTCTCGGTGCCAGGTTCCCACCAGTCAGCCTTCAGCGTGGCGTGGTCGAGCGAATCGTCGACCTGTTTCGGCGCGTCATCCTTGGCAAGCTCGGTGCAGCTTTCCGGAAGTGCCTTCGGGTCGCCGGTCAGGACGATGATGCGTTCATTGCCGGTGGTCCGCTTGACTTGCTTGATCTGCTTCGCGTCGTCAGGCACCCAGGCGGGAAGAGCCTTGGCCTGTTTTCCCTCGGCGCCGGTTTCGAACTCATACGACTTGGTGTGTCCGTTGCCGCGCTCCTGCAGTGAGTCGGCGACATCGCATCCTGTGAGCGATGCGCCCGCGGCGGCGATGATCAGTGTGAGTGGTAGGGCCTTCATGAGCGTGCTGCGTGTGTTCATACAACTAACGCTATTTCGGTGCGCGCCGGCGGTGATCAGCCCACGAACTGATTGCCGTCAGACCTCAGTACCAACTCGCAAAGGCCCCCACCCCTCTTTGGGCGGACCGACTAGGTGTCGTCGGCCGACCGTGCGAGTAGCGCCGATGATGGCGACCTGTGGCGACTCGGCGGCCGGGACTCGGCTACGTCTACCGGGCCTGCCCGAGGGCTTGCCGCGACCGATGACGCCTGACAGCGTCGCGGTTGGCGCATGGGTTGGAGCAGTACCGCTGGGACCCGGGACGAGAGAAATCGGCAAACACCTTGCGGCAGGTCAGGTCGGCGCAGCGGCTGAGCCGTTGTATTCCACGGTTGACGAAGTGCAGGGCGGTGCCGGCGCTGATGAAGGCGGTGATGACGCGGGGGCTCGGCAGCTCCAGCGAACGAAAGTGCAGATGCCAACCGTCCCCGGCGTGGTTCGTGATGCTTGGTGTCTGGGTATGCAGCGCGAGCAGGGCGTTGAGCGTATTGGCTCTGCCCTCAGGCTCGGCGATATCTGCAAGTGTTGCCCACTCGTCGATGAATTCCCTGACATAGGAAACGCCATCTATCGAATCGTTGGGCAGCAACAGACCCGCTTCCTGACAGTACGACCTGATCTTCGACATCGACGTCGGTGCCGCGTTCGCCAGAACAACGCCGAGTTTGACGGCTCCTTCGCCGTAAGGGTTTACATGCATAAGGGCATTACACCACCGTGGTGGCATGGACGCAATCAACGTATGGACCGTGGTCTCCACCCATCAGACAACCGACGGAACTATTAGCTACGCGAAAAATCACGATGGCGAGTGGGTTGTGCTGCAGGACCGGGGCGAGACGGGCATCATCGGCACCACCGGGAATAGCTGCCACTTGCCGAATGCGGTAGATGGATGCGATAGCCCAAACCTGAGGGTTGAGCCGATGGACAGGTCATCTGCAGACAGATACCCGTGCTGATCGTTGAGTGAATGGACTGTCCCGGCATCCGGCCCGTCAATCTTTGGGTTTCAACACCCGAGCCGAAAAACTAAACCGACGACTAGTCAACAATGTTGCGTTAGCTACCTGAAACCAGGGATACCTTTCAACTGCTGTGAGCCCGCCAGCAGTCCGCGGCAGCGGCGCGGGCGTCATCGCTCACCTCGCCCCAGAGCCGAAAGCGGCTCAGGCCACCGTCGGGGTAAACGTCGAGCCGGACATGTGTAGCTTCCATGGATTGCTCAGCCAAGAAGCGCTGGCGGGTGTCTGGTAGTACGGCACGCTTGGCAAGCACGTCCGTCCAGACGGCACTGTCGAGATCACCGTCGCTAACGTCGGCTGCCGAAACCCGAGCCCAACCTGGGGCGTTGCCAACGAAGTATTGAGTGTCGACTTCGAGGTGGCGGATGGTGCCGCGATGGCCGAGAGCGAAAACCGCGAAGTCGTTGCCATCCTCGCGACGTCGGGCGTTTTCCCAGCCGTCGCCCATGTTTTGGGCTCGTCCGGGCATTATGACCTGCGCCGGGGACGAATAAAAGGCGTCAGAGGTGCGCACAAGGCGTCCTCCGTTCTCAGCAGCTATCAGGTCGACGGTGCCGCTGAGAAACCGAGGGTCGGCCACGACTTCGCCGTGGACGCGGAGACGGGCAACGCCGCCGTCCGGATAGATCGACAGCCGCACGTGACTCCACCAGCGTTGGTCGGAGACCTGGAAGTAGTTTTTACTGTCGCCCACCGAGGTCGATTTGGCCACCAGCGTCGACCACTTTGCCGTCGCAAGCTCTTCCGCGGACAGGTAGGCATCCGAGGCGAGAGCCTCGATTGAGATAAAAGGCGGGTAGTTGCCCCGGAACCATGCAGTGTCGACGACGACCCCGCGGATTACGCCTGGTGTGCCTAAACGTACGATCGCCCAGTCGTTGCCCGGTTGCCGTCTACGGCGGGTTTCCCACCCGTCGTAGACCTTGCCCTTGTGACCGAAGTCGGCTTGATCAAACGATGGTGCCCAAGGGTTAATGAGGTTCTCCCGCTGGGCGAAGAGTTCGTCGTTTGCGCTGACAACGCTGGCGCCGAGCTGGCGGGATGCCAGGTCAGTCAGCAAGGTGAACGCGGGGGCGCTCTCATCTACGTAGTGACTCATGTGTGTCCTTGTCGCTTGGACGTCCGGTTGGGGACGTCGGTGATGTCCCTGATCGCTGGCTGACCGACGCAAGATGCCGCTCGCTCGGTGCCGGGTATATGGGAGGTTGTAGGTGTTGTCGTGCAGGAGGGTCGGGCGAACGTACCAGCGCTCTTCGGGACTGGCACTGACGATGGGCTTGCTTCCCGGCAGTCGCGCCCTTGCTCTGCAGCCGTACGACTCCAGGTGCGGCGGCCCCGAGGAATCGGCGTTGACGACACTTTCTTGTCGTCTCACTATCAGGTGTCGGCCGTGGAGTCATCGCCTCTGCTGGTTGTTTCAGCTGTTACCTCCTTACATCGTTGCTGGGCAGGGGGCGTGGGAGTGCTTGCGGCATGGAACTTGCCGTCCGAGGCGGTGGGCATGAGATGCCCCTCGACCACGAGCGGGGTTCCTCGACGCCAGCTCCGGGCGATTTTGCCGGTGAATGTGCGACCGGTGTAGGGGCTTATCTGGTGCTGGTATTGCAGGGCCTCCACGGAGAGTTCAAATTTGTCACTCAGCCTGACCAGAACGAGGTCAGCGTCAGCACCCACGCGGAGGCCCGCTTTAGCCGGAAATCCGAAGCGCTCGGCTGGGGCCGAAGCGAGGAGCCTAGCTATGGTGGGAAGGCTAAGATCTCGCCCATGCATTCCCTCGGTAAGCATGACGGGTAAGAGTGACTGGCATCCCGCGATGCCACCCCAAGATTCGGCAAAGGGCACTTCGAGTTTCTCCGCCGGGCCTGCTGGAGAGTGATCGGAGCCCACCATGGTGATGATGCCCTCGGTTACTGCTGACCAGAGCGCCTCGCGGTTGTCCTGGTCGCGTATCGGTGGAGCGCATTTGGCCAGCGCGCCGAGGCGCTCGACGTCTTCCGCGGTGAAGGTCAAATAGTGCGGGCAGGTTTCCGCGCTGACATCCACTCCGCGCCTCCGCGCCTCGGCGACCAGTGCAGCGCCCTCCCCAGTGGAGAGGTGAACGACGTGGAGGCGGGCCCCGGTAGCCTCGGCCATCTCGATTGCTCGCCGGACGGCTTTCGTCTCCGTGCTGGCGGGACGGGCGCCAAGATAACCCCGGACCTGTTCTGTCAACGTGCCGTCGATTGTGTTCTCGTGTGGTCCCGGATGCGTCTCAGCGTGCACAAGAACAGGCCGCCCGAGTCGCGCGCATGTGAGCATTCCGTTATAAAGTTCATCCTCCGTTACCCCGGGAAATTCGTCTAGTCCGGTGTCGCACATGAAGGCTTTGAATCCGGCGACACCGAGATCGGACAGCTCTTCCAGGTGAGCCAGGTTGCCACCGTGTAATCCGCCGAAGAGCCCGAAGTCGACGAGACTGCGACCGCGCGCGGCAGCGAGTTTGGCTTCGAAGGAGGCGCGATCGACCGTGGGGGGTAACGAGTTGAAGGGCATGTCCAGTACTGTCGTCGTGCCGCCCATGGCGGCGGCGGCGCTTCCGGTGGGCCATCCCTCCCAGTGGGCACGGCCGGGGTCGTTGAAGTGCACATGGCAGTCAAAGACGCCCGGGAGCAGGTGTTGTCCCTCACCGTCGATCTCCTCGCCAGCGCCCGTAAGTTCGGGTCCGATGGCGGCAATGATGCCGTCCTCGACCTGTAGGTCTGCCAGTTCCACGAAACCTGGGTGTACAACCTGTGCCCGCCGGATAGTAAAGGTTCTCCCCACCATCATGAGCCCCGGTAAGTGGTGTAGCCCCAGTTGGAGACGATCAGCGGCACGTGGTAGTGCTGATCGGGTTCGTCCACGATCACCCGGATCGGGACGTCGCCGAGGTAGCGGCCTCCCGATGAGCCAGCACAGCCGGAGAAGTACTCGCCAACTCTGAATACGATCTCGTATTCCCCTGGAATGAAGTCGGCCCCTGAGAGGAGGGCGCTCTCTGATCGCCCGTCGCTATTGGTGCGGCCGCTCGCCACCGGGCACCGGCGATCATGACGGACGTAGGCGACGTCGTACCCCATCCCGGCGCCTGGCGTCCCGTAGGCGGTATCAAGCACGTGAGTGGTCAGGTACCCGGGTCCGCCCGGCTTCTCACTGACCCGACTGATAATGCGGTGCCGAGCGATCTTCTTGATTTCGGCTACACCAGTCTGCACCTCCTTGGCAGTCTGACGGTCCACGCGGCGGTTGAGTTCGGCGATGATCGACGCGGTGTTGGGGTGCTCGCGCACGCAAACCACCCCTGGGAAACCGTGCCGCTGGGTGTAGCGTTGAGCGATCTC is part of the Saxibacter everestensis genome and harbors:
- the alc gene encoding allantoicase, whose amino-acid sequence is MSHYVDESAPAFTLLTDLASRQLGASVVSANDELFAQRENLINPWAPSFDQADFGHKGKVYDGWETRRRRQPGNDWAIVRLGTPGVIRGVVVDTAWFRGNYPPFISIEALASDAYLSAEELATAKWSTLVAKSTSVGDSKNYFQVSDQRWWSHVRLSIYPDGGVARLRVHGEVVADPRFLSGTVDLIAAENGGRLVRTSDAFYSSPAQVIMPGRAQNMGDGWENARRREDGNDFAVFALGHRGTIRHLEVDTQYFVGNAPGWARVSAADVSDGDLDSAVWTDVLAKRAVLPDTRQRFLAEQSMEATHVRLDVYPDGGLSRFRLWGEVSDDARAAAADCWRAHSS
- the uraD gene encoding 2-oxo-4-hydroxy-4-carboxy-5-ureidoimidazoline decarboxylase gives rise to the protein MPETLLADTDSEHPVSLSVDEINTLAEEDFVHFFGDIYEHAPWIMAAVATLRPFASRADMYIASAMVLDDASEKDQRALLGEHPELARPDLNEGSLTVESAREQEGAGLAMLDGSLKGELNEIAQRYTQRHGFPGVVCVREHPNTASIIAELNRRVDRQTAKEVQTGVAEIKKIARHRIISRVSEKPGGPGYLTTHVLDTAYGTPGAGMGYDVAYVRHDRRCPVASGRTNSDGRSESALLSGADFIPGEYEIVFRVGEYFSGCAGSSGGRYLGDVPIRVIVDEPDQHYHVPLIVSNWGYTTYRGS
- the allB gene encoding allantoinase AllB — encoded protein: MELADLQVEDGIIAAIGPELTGAGEEIDGEGQHLLPGVFDCHVHFNDPGRAHWEGWPTGSAAAAMGGTTTVLDMPFNSLPPTVDRASFEAKLAAARGRSLVDFGLFGGLHGGNLAHLEELSDLGVAGFKAFMCDTGLDEFPGVTEDELYNGMLTCARLGRPVLVHAETHPGPHENTIDGTLTEQVRGYLGARPASTETKAVRRAIEMAEATGARLHVVHLSTGEGAALVAEARRRGVDVSAETCPHYLTFTAEDVERLGALAKCAPPIRDQDNREALWSAVTEGIITMVGSDHSPAGPAEKLEVPFAESWGGIAGCQSLLPVMLTEGMHGRDLSLPTIARLLASAPAERFGFPAKAGLRVGADADLVLVRLSDKFELSVEALQYQHQISPYTGRTFTGKIARSWRRGTPLVVEGHLMPTASDGKFHAASTPTPPAQQRCKEVTAETTSRGDDSTADT